One Oxalobacteraceae sp. CFBP 8761 DNA segment encodes these proteins:
- a CDS encoding GGDEF domain-containing protein, which yields MQHKWFFCKAARGEARRVQVPFQGQAVIDIQTFLLALGIGNVGFAILMAGYTHGAAPSAGLRLWMWARLGMGVSQLIGWASPVLGLPLIVGLEGLVWILAMSLEMAAYCVFFGFARWGRVLLPITLLSSAIVLAGAVRGASHVQLSVLVGVVVAFFAAAMAWALLRRRSASLLQRIIGINDALFATAVAVWVVSGWLNKGPLDHSAAQQVAYLTGYVLMIVNGFGFLLLCKQKDDSRMAKLATTDSLTGLPNRHAFLEQADGARLLAQRQRTGLGLLMIDIDHFKQINDRWGHASGDEALVVFARTIRQLLREHETIGRVGGEEFALLLPGADLDAAVQAAERLRRAIREATVITSGPTYRMTVSIGVVVLDPHEDLGGAMARADHALYAAKRAGRDRVEIGELMRKRA from the coding sequence ATGCAACATAAGTGGTTTTTTTGTAAAGCCGCGCGCGGTGAGGCGAGGCGGGTGCAAGTGCCTTTTCAAGGACAGGCAGTGATTGATATACAGACTTTTCTTCTTGCACTCGGCATCGGCAACGTCGGCTTTGCGATTCTGATGGCGGGATACACCCACGGCGCCGCGCCCAGTGCCGGGCTGCGCCTGTGGATGTGGGCGCGGCTTGGCATGGGCGTGAGCCAGCTGATCGGTTGGGCCAGTCCGGTACTGGGCCTGCCGCTGATCGTCGGCCTGGAGGGCCTCGTCTGGATTCTCGCCATGTCCCTTGAAATGGCGGCGTATTGCGTGTTCTTCGGCTTCGCACGCTGGGGCCGGGTGCTGCTGCCGATCACGCTGTTGTCTTCTGCCATCGTGCTGGCGGGCGCAGTGCGTGGGGCCAGTCACGTTCAGCTCAGTGTACTCGTGGGTGTCGTGGTGGCGTTCTTCGCCGCTGCCATGGCGTGGGCGCTGCTGCGCCGGCGCAGCGCGTCGCTGCTGCAGCGGATCATCGGCATCAACGACGCGCTGTTCGCCACGGCTGTCGCCGTCTGGGTCGTTTCGGGATGGCTGAACAAGGGCCCGCTCGACCACAGCGCTGCCCAGCAGGTGGCGTACCTGACGGGCTACGTGCTCATGATCGTCAACGGCTTCGGCTTTTTGTTGCTGTGCAAGCAGAAGGACGACAGCCGGATGGCGAAGCTGGCCACGACCGATTCCCTGACAGGATTGCCAAACCGCCACGCATTTCTTGAACAGGCCGACGGCGCGCGCCTGCTGGCCCAGCGTCAGCGTACCGGCCTGGGCCTCCTGATGATCGACATCGACCACTTCAAGCAAATCAATGACCGCTGGGGCCATGCTTCCGGCGACGAGGCGCTGGTGGTATTTGCACGCACCATACGGCAACTCCTGCGCGAACACGAAACGATCGGCCGCGTGGGTGGCGAAGAATTCGCGCTGCTGCTGCCCGGGGCCGATCTCGATGCGGCGGTGCAGGCTGCCGAGCGGTTGCGTCGGGCGATCCGCGAAGCGACGGTCATCACCAGCGGTCCGACCTACCGGATGACGGTCAGCATCGGCGTCGTGGTGCTCGATCCGCACGAAGATCTGGGTGGGGCCATGGCGCGTGCCGACCATGCACTGTATGCGGCCAAGCGCGCGGGGCGGGATCGGGTGGAAATCGGGGAGTTGATGCGCAAGCGGGCGTAA
- a CDS encoding cyclic nucleotide-binding domain-containing protein, with translation MSPRLHRLKSSSLFAALTPLELKIVDGLLHERRYLKDEIMFDEGEEGQALYLLMSGRVRISRLHEGMTQVVAELEPGGFFGDLALLDNSPRNAQARALEPCEVAVFFRADFLGLMETDAVIGYKISLALARHIGLRLREWMGTGRPQLEAL, from the coding sequence ATGTCGCCGCGCCTGCATCGGCTCAAGAGCTCATCGCTGTTTGCGGCGCTCACGCCGCTGGAACTGAAGATCGTCGATGGCTTGCTGCACGAGCGCCGCTATTTAAAAGACGAAATCATGTTCGACGAGGGCGAAGAGGGCCAGGCGCTGTATCTGTTGATGAGCGGCCGGGTGCGCATCAGCCGCCTGCACGAGGGCATGACGCAGGTCGTGGCCGAGCTCGAGCCGGGCGGCTTTTTTGGCGACCTGGCGCTGCTCGACAATTCGCCCCGCAATGCCCAGGCACGCGCCCTCGAGCCATGCGAAGTGGCCGTGTTCTTCCGCGCCGACTTCCTGGGCCTGATGGAAACCGACGCCGTCATCGGCTACAAGATCTCGCTGGCACTGGCGCGCCACATTGGCCTGCGCCTGCGTGAATGGATGGGCACCGGCCGGCCACAGCTGGAAGCGTTGTGA
- a CDS encoding AI-2E family transporter, with protein MDGHRPATAGSVVSTHLDPAHGPERAGPVVWTGIIGGTCLLLLVVQKLLWLALPFIFGAVLYYILLGPMQRMVRAGFGRNAAALWVCTLFFTLTALALTAAMAWGDGPEEDSWEATISLYLDGGVAFVRNSMGLLEAKFPLLAEMRLTSTVNRAFTNYTSDFAQNHLGDIVVGIVTWVPSLFLAPFLSFFLLRDGVRFKKFLARAVPNAYFEPALYLLHEVDQTARRYFEGLLKLTVLDTIVLALGLWIIGVSSPLLLGLISAVLAWVPFVGSIAGCALVVIVASTDAPGNPLMAYGAIGVFVLVRLLDDFIFMPATLGRSLHIHPLVTVLMIFVGGMLAGVVGLMLVLPLLGVVMVIGETLGVLVTHPRLRARHRYANSLRTRQASMDLDIARERRGAPTPNAKLKTKP; from the coding sequence ATGGATGGGCACCGGCCGGCCACAGCTGGAAGCGTTGTGAGCACCCACCTCGACCCTGCCCACGGCCCCGAGCGCGCCGGCCCGGTCGTCTGGACCGGCATCATCGGCGGCACCTGCCTGCTGCTGCTCGTCGTCCAGAAGCTGCTGTGGCTGGCCCTGCCCTTCATCTTCGGCGCCGTCCTGTATTACATCCTGCTGGGCCCGATGCAGCGCATGGTGCGCGCGGGCTTTGGCCGCAACGCTGCCGCGCTGTGGGTCTGCACGCTGTTCTTTACACTGACCGCGCTGGCGCTGACGGCCGCCATGGCCTGGGGCGACGGCCCTGAAGAAGATTCATGGGAAGCGACGATCAGCCTGTACCTCGACGGTGGCGTCGCCTTCGTACGCAATTCGATGGGTTTGCTGGAAGCGAAATTCCCGCTGCTGGCCGAGATGCGCCTGACGTCGACCGTCAATCGCGCGTTCACCAACTACACCAGCGACTTCGCGCAGAACCACCTGGGCGACATCGTCGTGGGCATCGTGACCTGGGTGCCGTCGCTGTTCCTGGCGCCATTTCTCAGCTTCTTCCTGCTGCGCGACGGTGTGCGCTTCAAGAAGTTCCTGGCGCGCGCGGTGCCGAACGCCTACTTCGAACCGGCGCTGTACCTGCTGCACGAAGTCGACCAGACCGCGCGCCGCTACTTCGAAGGCCTGCTCAAGCTGACGGTGCTCGACACGATCGTGCTGGCGCTGGGCCTGTGGATCATCGGCGTGTCCTCGCCCCTGCTGCTGGGCCTGATCTCGGCGGTGCTGGCCTGGGTGCCGTTCGTCGGCTCGATCGCCGGCTGCGCGCTGGTCGTCATCGTCGCCTCGACCGATGCGCCGGGCAACCCGCTGATGGCCTATGGCGCCATTGGCGTGTTCGTGCTGGTGCGCCTGCTGGACGACTTCATCTTCATGCCGGCCACGCTGGGCCGCAGCCTGCACATCCATCCGCTGGTCACAGTGCTGATGATCTTTGTCGGCGGCATGCTGGCGGGCGTGGTGGGACTGATGCTGGTGCTGCCGCTGCTGGGCGTGGTGATGGTGATTGGCGAGACGCTGGGCGTCCTGGTCACGCACCCGCGCCTGCGGGCGCGGCACCGCTATGCCAATTCGCTGCGCACACGACAGGCCAGCATGGACCTGGACATCGCGCGCGAACGGCGCGGGGCGCCAACGCCGAATGCGAAACTGAAGACCAAACCGTAA